Below is a window of Trueperaceae bacterium DNA.
TTCCTCGCCTTTTACCCCTTGACTAAGAGATGGACCTGGTTGTGCCATTTCTGGCTCGGGCTGACAATCGGCGCCGCGGCTCCAGCAGGATGGATAGCGGTTACGGGTTCGTTTTCTGGGATTGCCATTGTCCTTTGGATTGGAGTTGGATTCTGGGTAGCTGGCTTCGATATTATTTACTCGTTGCTTGATAAAGAATTCGATATTTTTGAAGGTATTCACAGTATTCCTGCTCGGTTCGGCACCAAGAAGGCCCTTTTTATAGCTGCTTTAGCGCACAGTTGCGCTCTTGGGGGTTTATGTTTAGCAATTCCAATATATGGTTTTGGCATTCCATACACGTTTAGTCTTGTTGCGATAGGTTTGGTATTAATCTATTCTCATATTGTGGTGCGGCGCGGTGGAACTAAGGCAGTTGTGAGTTCATTTGGAATGAACCTAGCAATTAGCGCTATTGTTCTTGTGGGCATTTTGATGGAATTACTGGTTTGATAGCTATCCTATTGACACCTTAATCTCTGTGCCAATAGACTTTTGTTGAGTTGAGGAGCCGTAGTGTAGCGGTTAGCATATCTGCCTGTCACGCAGAAGGTCGCGGGTTCGAATCCCGTCGGTTCCGCCAGAAAGAGGGATTCCATATTCACAGTGGGATCCCTCTACAACCAAAGTAGCCTCTTTTAGGCCAATCAAATTATGTGTTCACTTAGTTCGAGTCGATGCTGTTAAATCAACGCAGTAGTGCTTGTTCTTGGTAACCTTATCTTATGAGTAGCCTCCCGCTCTTTCTGTTACCTGATACGGTTGTGTTTCCCGGGATGACTATTCCGTTATATGTGTTTGAGGAGCGTTACAAAAAGCTTGTGAGGCTTTGTATGGAAGAAGATGACCCACGGTTTGCCATAGCGCTTGACAGGTCATCGAGTCCGGTGTCAGATGGCTCTCCAACTATGTGGGGAATGGGAACCTTTATGACTATTCTTTCTGTCGATGAAAATCCTGACGGGACGTATCATATCCTTAGCCATGGTCGTGAACGGTGTCGTCTAGAAGTTGCCTGCGAGGAAGGAATTCAGGATCGGGACGGCGTGGAAAGAAGCCTTTTTCATATTTCCGACCTGCCTGCGCCAATAAAGAGGAGTGATCCTAATGAAGAACAGATTGCGGCTTGGGACGCTCTAGACACGTTCCGCCTTTATGCAGCTTCGTTCTTCTCTAAAGATGCAACAAAACAAATCGAAAGGGCACTACCAAGCGATTTGTTTCATCAGGCGTCATTCATATGTGCGAATCTCCAATTACCTAGTCAGTCGGGACAAGTGTTGCTTGAAGCAGAAACTCTTGAAAGACGCTTTTATTTGGCTAGGCAGTTCATGCAGGAGCGAATTGAAAATCAAAACCGTAAAACACGTGGTGCTTTGGAATGAATCAACTAGGATATCGCTTTCCAGAAATGACTAGTGTTTCTAATATTGCTTAAAGGAGTGGCGTTCAATTAGGCTGAATTACCGTTAGGAACACCCGATATTGAGAGTAGTGGGGCAAATCTTCGTGAAAAACTAGAAGAAAATGCTATGATTGAGGTGCCCTTGTATGAACCTAAGGGGTCCGGTGCCCATCTCTTTTTCTATGTTCGGAAGAAGGGATTAATAAAGCGTGATCTAGCCAGAGCCTTGGTCTATTGGTGGTCTTTGCGAAAGGGAAATCGGGGTTGCAGGGTTGAAAGACAAGTGGGCAATTATTAAGCAGTGGCTAAGCATCCCGAATCGTAAAGCTGGAGCAGTACGTCTACTCGCAGATGTGCCGGGGGTCGAGGTGCTTTCGGCGTCTCAAAAAATAGCTATAGGTCATTTACGGGGTAATGAATTCAAGATAAAGATTCGGGACATTTCTTCTTCGGATAGATTCTCTGGTAGATCTGTTTTGGAAGCTATCAACAGTCGCGGGTCCCCAAACTATTTCGGGCCACAAAGGTTCAGGCGTTGCGGCCGAAATGCTATAGCCGTTTCAGGTCGGCTAGGGGAGAAAATGTACTTGGCGGACAGAAGTTAAAGCGGTTCTTTCTTGGAGCTTTAAAGAGTATGCATTTCAACAGGGTTTTAGAAAGATGTTTCTTTGAGGGCCTGTTTGATCAGGTTGTGGTGGGAGACTGGGCTCGGAAGCATAATACGGGCGATACGTTTCTAGTAGACAATATAGAGATGAATGACTGCCCTAAAAAGTTAGAGATCAGTGGACCTTTACCGCTCTATGGTCGAAAGGTACATATATCCAAAGGACAAGAAAGTCTCGTAGAATAACAGGTTCTTCAGGAAATGGGAGTGACCTGGTCGAACTTTTAAACAGACTAGGAGACCGTCGATTCAGCCGCGGTGTACATAGTGACTTTAGAATTGAGCGTCATGGAAAATATCTTTTTGTTCAATTCAGGCTTCGTAAAGGCTCTTATGCAACCTCTTCGCTTCGTGAGATTACTAAGACGCCAGTCGATGAGTATCATTGTCCCCCCCCCCGGATTGACCGCTGTGCCAATCGAGAGGTGCCGTAACGAAACTGTTTACTGGTTGACGGCAGCAATATAGCCAAAGCGGCGCAGAGTTAACTCCACCAGAAATATGATTGTGCTGGTCAGGATTAAATAAGGCCTTAGAGGCACTGAAGACGAAGACGAAGATGGGGAGTATTTCGACAAATCATCGTAAACGTTTCCTCCAGTTCTTGTAGCTATTCGCGTCAGCAGGTCACTCGCTCCTTTTCGGTTAAATTCCCCTGGGGGTGCGCTTACCCGCGTTCTAGCTACGATCTCGTTGTTATCAGCTATAAGTAATGTGCCGGATGTTTCTGATGCCGAAACGGAGCCTTGGTATCGACCAGGTCCAATCTGTTCGAGGGGTCTTTCTTCTCCTAGATATCGAACTATTAAATTACGATTATTTACGTAAGAACCGTTCCTAACAGCATCTACTACTATTCTTAGTTCATTTTTCTCTTGATAGGCGTAGACCGTGAACTCTTCTGGGGTTGTTTGTAGCCAACGAACAACTGCGCTTAAGGAATTTGGAAGCTGGGACCATCTACTGAATTTACCGCCCCAAAGATTAAGGTCTGTGGTTAATGCAGCGGTGCGTCCCAGGCCGTGGTGACGAACCGCCAGTAGGGGTTCGTTGTTCAGAGCCTCTATCAATATTTCTGAATCAGGTTTGAGGGTGCTGGCTACATAAGCGTCTGGTGGCGGGGGAGAACTGCCAAAGATTGCTAGTGGGTGGCGATGAGTCACGGGTTGGAAGGGATCATCGCGAATAAGTGACCGTGTGGCGGTAATGGCCTCATTAGTGAATATCCTTGGGAGGGTGCCTGTATCCAAGGTCTCGTAGTATCTACCCCCGCCAGAGGTAGCTATTGCCTCTAGAACATCAAAATCAGCGGACTCCCCAATCGCGATAGTGGATGTCGTGATCTTTTCTACCAGTGCTTGAGCAGCCATTTGGTTCAATGTTTCCACTGGACCATCTGAAGGGGAAGATCGTTCGTCGTAAAGATTGCCGTCAGAAAGAACAATAATATGTTTTAGAGAAGCGTTTGCATTCGAAAGGGCCCGCACTCCTTTCGCATATGCAGGCCCGAGAATGGTTCCTCCTCGCGTTGTGATTGCTAATATGCTGTTTAGCATTTCCGATTTTCCTCGATCGGTTGCTGGCCTGAGTTCAAAAACCCAATCAGTAAGGGCCTCGTCGCTGAAGGCAACAAGGCCTAATAGGTCTTCGTGATAGGCAAGATCAACTACTCCTATCGCTCCCTCTTTAGCCAGATCGATTTTGCTTGGCTTACCTGCACCCATAGATTGCGAACGGTCAAGAATGATCACCATGGCTACGAGAGGAAGATCCGTGTCAGTGCGGAGGTCTGTATTAACAGGAAGAACTTCCTCTATTGGAGTCCTGTACCATGAGCCCAGACCGAAACTATCCGGCCCACCCGTCATCATCAATCCACCGCCATCTTCGACATAACGCTTAAGTAAAATCATCTGACCAGGAGTAAATGTGCCGGCAGATTCTCGTAGGATGACGCTACTGAATAGGAATGGAATTTCGACATCTGCCACAGTTCCTTCATGGATTTTAAAGCCTTGTCGTTTGAGCAAAAGAGCTGTTGCTGGATCGCCAATTACTAAAACCGGATCCTGGTCTTCTAGGGCGATTGTTATCTCTAAATTGTCGTCGGCAGTTGGTTGTGTAAAGGCTATCTCGAATCCGACTTTCATTCTGACATCTGAGTCCCCCGATATTTGATATTGGAAAGGGACGGAGCTAAGGCCTTTGGGGATGCCTAGTTGAATAGTTTTCAAGGATTCGTTGTTTGCTTCTGGACGCAAAATAATGTTGGCTTCCTGATCCGTTTCAATAACTGCAACAATTTCTACTGTTTCACCGGGATTTGCCTGGTTCGGGCCAAGCAATTTGACCATTCGAGCATTCGGTAGGGGCTCTATAGGAAAGACATCTACAGGAAAGTCTGGAAGGGCCTCCAAGGCATTACCAGTACTTTCTGTACCGTCGGAGATTAATAATATACGTTGGGCCCTTGATGAACCGGCTACATGAAGGGCACGAGCAAGGTCCGTCTTGTTTGTCTCTAGGAATCCCGGAACGTTTGAAGTAGGATTTGATATGCGCGTCGCGCTCTCAGCAAAGAAATATACTTCGAAATCAACTTTAGTCGTCGAAAAGTCAAGATCCAATGCCGTAAGCTTAGCTCGGCTCTCAACACTATCAGAGACATCAATCAGTAGGGCAACGCTCTCTTCAGGTGCCTTAAATTCAGGTTGGGCCAATGCGATGATGAGTACCGCAAGAGTGAGACAGCGCAAGGTCCTGGTGCCACTCGCTCGAGGAAGGAATAGGACCAAAGGTAAAAGTAATAAGGCCCAAGCAAAGGTAAAGCCGAAATTAAAACCAAACACAAACCAGCCTATCAGGCTGACAAAAATTATTCACTCGCGCCTTAAGGCTAACTTAGAAATAAAGCTAAGCTTAGGTGTGTAGTGGTAACTTGGAGATTAAAGGTTTATAAGAAGATGTTAACCGGTGATAGGTATCAGTTAGATCTCATCTTGGTATGAAAAGAAACGGTCCTAACTCAAACGCTAAATGGTCGTTAGAGCGGAAGTTATGGTCTCTCGGAAGTACCCCGTTAGTGGGAATTGACGAGGCCGGCCGGGGCGCCCTGGGAGGTCCAGTTGTGGTCGCTGCAGTCATGCTCCCTTACGGAAATTATCCGTACAGAGATTCGAAGGAGGTTTCTGGCAAGCAGCGCTATGAGTGGGAAAAGCGTATTATTGAGGAAGCTCTAGCTTGGGGTATTGGGGTGGTTGAGCCACGGGACATAGACCGTCTTAATATTTTGGGAGCTACCCATCTTGCTGCCGAACGGGCTGTGTCGCGGTTAGTAGTTTCCCCAGGTGGCTTGATTACTGATTATCTCTTTCTTCCTTCCACCGTCCCGGTGCTTTCGCCTCCCAGAGCAGATAGCATTAGTATTCAAGTGGCGGCCGCGAGTATTCTAGCGAAAACCTATCGTGACAGGCTATTGGTTAGGTTGGCTCGGGCATATCCGGGATATTTTCTTGAAAGCAATATGGGTTATGGAACCGCGGAGCACCTTAAGGCTATTCGTAAGCATGGTCCTACCTCTTTTCATCGCCATTCATTCAAACCGGTACTCGAGGCAAACAGAGTCTCGCATTACCATGACTGACGGTGTAACATTGGGCTTTGAAGGGCTTTGGTGGCAAATGTGCCTGAGTGTGTAGGAATAAAGTTTGATAATGGACCGAAGATCCATTACATGGAGGTGTCGCCGGAGGTTCCGGATCTTGGCAGTCTTTGTATAGTTAA
It encodes the following:
- a CDS encoding ribonuclease HII, which produces MKRNGPNSNAKWSLERKLWSLGSTPLVGIDEAGRGALGGPVVVAAVMLPYGNYPYRDSKEVSGKQRYEWEKRIIEEALAWGIGVVEPRDIDRLNILGATHLAAERAVSRLVVSPGGLITDYLFLPSTVPVLSPPRADSISIQVAAASILAKTYRDRLLVRLARAYPGYFLESNMGYGTAEHLKAIRKHGPTSFHRHSFKPVLEANRVSHYHD
- a CDS encoding peptidase S16; the protein is MSSLPLFLLPDTVVFPGMTIPLYVFEERYKKLVRLCMEEDDPRFAIALDRSSSPVSDGSPTMWGMGTFMTILSVDENPDGTYHILSHGRERCRLEVACEEGIQDRDGVERSLFHISDLPAPIKRSDPNEEQIAAWDALDTFRLYAASFFSKDATKQIERALPSDLFHQASFICANLQLPSQSGQVLLEAETLERRFYLARQFMQERIENQNRKTRGALE
- a CDS encoding 4-hydroxybenzoate octaprenyltransferase is translated as MVSSKPVGNGVRQRNLGTYLNFLKIEHTLFALPFAYGGMLLAASGWPGWTKFFWISLAMVGARTASMALNRVLDAQIDGKNPRTAARAIPSGLLTKTDGIIVTGLGFTLLTVSAWSLNELTLALLPIAIFFLAFYPLTKRWTWLCHFWLGLTIGAAAPAGWIAVTGSFSGIAIVLWIGVGFWVAGFDIIYSLLDKEFDIFEGIHSIPARFGTKKALFIAALAHSCALGGLCLAIPIYGFGIPYTFSLVAIGLVLIYSHIVVRRGGTKAVVSSFGMNLAISAIVLVGILMELLV